In the Corynebacterium gerontici genome, one interval contains:
- a CDS encoding mechanosensitive ion channel family protein, translated as MPLTYLLQKFWIWMVDTGFDLGMLIILLFLVPRAGRLAMRIVERKVIDQNDKESKTHLAFAGVAVYIAQLVAYFVLFVFILQQLGFSLAGAAIPATAASAAIGLGAQSIIADFLAGFFILSERQFGVGDWVRFEGGAATVEGTVIQITMRATRIRTLAEETVIVPNSKAGVCVNSSNYWSKAVCKVSVPLLGSHSIYEAIDRAGQAAQIALKQPEVAEKVMGELDVHPNLAVNPPSTVGMPWTADMRFVVQVQPGTQWFVERAIRTEIINEFWREYGSAPTLSGAFAEDFQTAENAQTPSESSDSHPQQSVQNSLERVEGHEDPANEDDATVSLTRYNEIQPYTGWRRVITGGGKTRLSTAMLLGGLVVLLIFKGLTWSPDDKNYDGSVGILAPERFQSSSEPPSPARSTPQTPTPVPNTTTAVPENTQTPVPSSQVPSNSPEPTTSTPESTEESPLDVLR; from the coding sequence ATGCCGCTGACTTATCTTCTACAGAAATTCTGGATCTGGATGGTCGATACCGGATTCGACCTCGGGATGCTGATCATCCTGTTGTTCCTCGTGCCTCGAGCAGGTCGCCTCGCCATGCGCATCGTGGAAAGAAAGGTAATCGATCAGAACGACAAAGAATCGAAGACTCACCTGGCTTTTGCCGGTGTTGCCGTCTACATCGCCCAACTCGTTGCCTATTTCGTGCTGTTTGTGTTCATCCTTCAGCAACTCGGCTTTTCACTCGCTGGCGCGGCAATTCCTGCTACTGCGGCATCTGCAGCCATTGGTTTAGGTGCCCAATCCATCATCGCCGACTTCCTCGCCGGATTTTTCATCCTCAGCGAGCGCCAATTCGGCGTCGGGGACTGGGTCCGCTTCGAAGGTGGAGCAGCCACAGTTGAAGGCACCGTCATCCAAATCACCATGCGCGCCACCCGAATCCGAACACTGGCGGAAGAAACAGTCATCGTGCCCAATTCAAAGGCCGGTGTCTGCGTCAATAGCTCGAATTATTGGTCGAAGGCAGTGTGCAAAGTCTCCGTTCCACTGCTCGGATCCCACTCAATCTATGAGGCAATCGACAGGGCCGGGCAAGCTGCACAAATTGCACTGAAGCAACCAGAGGTTGCCGAAAAGGTAATGGGCGAGTTGGACGTCCACCCCAATCTTGCCGTGAATCCGCCGTCAACCGTTGGCATGCCGTGGACGGCGGACATGCGCTTCGTTGTGCAAGTTCAACCCGGCACCCAGTGGTTCGTCGAACGTGCCATCCGCACCGAGATCATCAACGAATTCTGGCGCGAATACGGATCCGCACCGACGCTTAGCGGCGCATTCGCTGAAGACTTCCAAACCGCTGAAAACGCGCAAACCCCAAGTGAGTCATCTGATTCCCACCCACAGCAAAGCGTGCAGAACTCTCTGGAACGAGTTGAGGGACACGAAGACCCAGCGAACGAAGATGACGCCACGGTCTCACTGACGCGCTACAACGAAATCCAGCCGTACACCGGCTGGCGCAGAGTAATTACCGGCGGCGGCAAAACTCGACTCTCTACGGCCATGCTGCTCGGGGGACTTGTTGTGCTCCTCATCTTCAAGGGTCTGACCTGGTCCCCCGACGATAAGAACTACGACGGTTCAGTTGGGATATTGGCGCCAGAGCGCTTCCAAAGTTCCAGTGAGCCACCGAGCCCCGCGCGCAGTACTCCTCAAACTCCCACCCCCGTGCCAAACACCACCACGGCGGTGCCTGAAAATACACAAACCCCAGTACCGAGCAGCCAGGTTCCAAGTAACTCCCCCGAACCCACCACCAGTACCCCCGAAAGCACGGAAGAAAGTCCTTTGGACGTGCTGCGCTAG
- the ilvN gene encoding acetolactate synthase small subunit has translation MTNPEVSRHILSVLVKDSDGIISRVAAMFSRRGFSLVSIVSGITEQPGINRLTIVADADENTIEQITKQLNKLVPVLKVVRLDQDTTVARGLMMVKVSADANNRPQVVDAANIFRARVVDVAPESVVIEATGTKGKLRALLDVLEPFGIRELISSGQIALSRGPKTMAPGNR, from the coding sequence ATGACAAATCCAGAAGTTTCCAGGCATATTCTTTCGGTACTGGTGAAAGACTCCGATGGCATCATCTCTCGCGTGGCGGCCATGTTCTCGCGGCGTGGTTTTAGCCTGGTGTCCATCGTTTCGGGCATTACTGAACAGCCAGGGATCAATAGGCTTACTATCGTGGCGGATGCTGACGAAAACACTATCGAGCAGATTACGAAGCAGCTCAATAAGTTGGTACCTGTTTTGAAGGTGGTGCGCCTTGATCAGGACACGACGGTTGCACGCGGCCTCATGATGGTGAAAGTTTCCGCGGATGCCAACAATCGCCCGCAGGTCGTTGACGCAGCGAACATCTTCCGCGCGCGTGTGGTCGACGTAGCCCCGGAATCGGTGGTGATTGAAGCCACCGGAACGAAGGGGAAGCTCAGGGCACTCTTGGACGTATTGGAGCCCTTCGGTATTCGCGAACTGATATCTTCTGGCCAGATTGCGCTTTCCCGCGGTCCGAAGACAATGGCTCCGGGAAACCGGTAA
- a CDS encoding acetolactate synthase large subunit has protein sequence MAAPNKPTTPSPALLAARRKAQQPQKMTGAEAVVRSLEELGTDMVFGLPGGAVLPLYDALYEAENLRHVLVRHEQGAGHAATGYAQVTGRVGVCIATSGPGATNLVTPIADAYLDSVPLVAITGQVGRSLLGSDAFQEADVRGITMPVTKHNFMITSPDEIPQAIAEAFHLASTGRPGPVLVDIPKDIQAMEMEFQWPPTIDLPGYRPVLTPHNRPIEQAARMIAESQRPVLYIGGGVIKANASEELKELAEHMGIPVVTTLMALGAFPDSHELHMGMPGMHGSVPAVGAMQRSDLLITIGARFDDRVTGAVDSFAPDAKVIHADIDPAEIGKIRVADVPIVGDAAEVLRALLETSKQLDLKPPKIDRWRKYLANLKEKFPRGWDESDDGLLEPQAVIRAIAQHSAEDAIYCAGVGQHQMWCAQFLDFEQPRKWLNSGGLGTMGYSVPAAMGAKAGAPDTEVWAIDGDGCFQMTNQELTTCTVEGFPIKIAVINNGNLGMVRQWQTLFYNGHYSNTKLREQDHYMPDFVGLAEAQGCVAIRVTKEEEIVPAIEKARSINDRPVLIDFIVGQDAQVWPMVAAGNSNSEIEYARDLRPLFDDEESAAVELSEIDDAIEQA, from the coding sequence GTGGCAGCCCCAAACAAGCCCACAACACCGAGTCCGGCATTACTTGCCGCACGTCGGAAAGCACAGCAACCCCAAAAGATGACCGGCGCCGAGGCTGTGGTGCGTTCCCTGGAGGAACTGGGCACCGACATGGTCTTCGGTCTGCCAGGCGGCGCGGTGCTCCCGCTTTATGACGCCTTGTACGAGGCGGAGAATTTGCGCCACGTCCTTGTTCGTCACGAACAAGGGGCGGGCCATGCGGCAACGGGATATGCGCAGGTTACTGGCCGTGTCGGCGTATGTATCGCTACATCCGGGCCGGGCGCTACCAACTTGGTCACGCCCATTGCTGATGCCTACCTCGATTCGGTACCTCTGGTGGCGATTACTGGTCAGGTTGGGCGAAGCCTCCTCGGATCGGATGCGTTCCAGGAGGCGGATGTGCGTGGCATTACCATGCCGGTGACGAAGCACAATTTCATGATCACCTCCCCGGACGAGATTCCGCAGGCGATTGCCGAGGCTTTCCACTTGGCGAGCACCGGCAGGCCGGGCCCGGTGCTTGTAGATATCCCGAAAGATATCCAGGCCATGGAGATGGAGTTCCAGTGGCCCCCGACCATTGACTTGCCCGGCTACCGTCCCGTGCTCACTCCGCACAATCGCCCCATCGAGCAAGCTGCCCGCATGATCGCTGAATCTCAGCGACCGGTGCTCTATATCGGCGGCGGTGTGATTAAAGCGAATGCCTCGGAGGAGCTCAAGGAACTCGCTGAGCACATGGGGATTCCAGTGGTGACCACGCTCATGGCGTTAGGTGCCTTCCCGGATTCTCACGAGCTGCACATGGGCATGCCTGGTATGCACGGCTCGGTGCCCGCGGTGGGGGCGATGCAGCGTTCCGATCTGCTCATTACTATTGGCGCGCGTTTTGACGATCGCGTCACCGGTGCCGTCGATAGTTTCGCGCCGGATGCCAAGGTGATTCATGCAGATATTGATCCGGCAGAAATTGGCAAGATCCGCGTTGCCGATGTTCCGATCGTCGGTGACGCCGCCGAGGTCTTACGTGCACTACTCGAGACCTCGAAACAATTGGATCTGAAGCCGCCGAAGATTGATCGCTGGCGCAAGTACCTAGCCAATTTGAAAGAAAAGTTCCCCCGCGGGTGGGATGAGAGCGATGACGGGTTGTTGGAGCCCCAGGCAGTTATCCGCGCGATCGCGCAACATTCCGCCGAGGACGCGATTTATTGCGCCGGAGTTGGCCAGCACCAAATGTGGTGCGCGCAATTCCTCGACTTTGAGCAACCACGCAAGTGGCTCAACTCAGGTGGCCTTGGCACGATGGGCTACAGCGTTCCTGCGGCAATGGGGGCCAAGGCGGGTGCGCCGGATACCGAGGTGTGGGCCATTGATGGCGACGGCTGTTTCCAGATGACGAATCAGGAGCTCACCACCTGCACGGTTGAGGGATTCCCCATCAAGATTGCCGTGATTAACAATGGCAACTTGGGCATGGTTCGTCAGTGGCAGACGCTGTTCTACAACGGTCACTATTCCAACACGAAGTTGCGCGAGCAGGATCATTACATGCCGGACTTCGTAGGGCTAGCGGAGGCACAGGGTTGCGTTGCCATTCGTGTGACCAAGGAGGAAGAGATCGTTCCCGCGATTGAAAAGGCACGCTCGATCAACGATCGGCCTGTGTTGATCGACTTCATCGTCGGTCAGGACGCCCAGGTGTGGCCGATGGTGGCCGCAGGTAACTCCAACTCTGAGATTGAGTATGCGCGCGATTTGCGCCCGCTTTTCGACGACGAAGAGTCCGCAGCAGTAGAACTGTCCGAAATCGACGACGCCATCGAGCAAGCCTAG
- a CDS encoding cation diffusion facilitator family transporter, which produces MHTHEHHGGAKSLSLALGVTATIFFVELIGGALAGSLALMSDAMHMLSDSTGLVVALVATLIARRAADAKSTYGYKRLEVFAAMLNAATVVGVSIWIVLEAFHRLGDGIQVDAGTTLIIGVIGLVANVLSASVLHRDKDQNLNVEGAYLHVLVDLFGSIAVIVSSALMMLGWMWADTVASLMIAALIFPRAVQLLMKSMNVLMERVPSDVDLASIEQRMLEIRGVEAIHDLHVWSLDGNEALATCHVVVEKHMGDCGILDSVQAALKEQGVGHSTIQIELSQHRSHEDVCQPR; this is translated from the coding sequence ATGCATACCCACGAACACCACGGTGGCGCGAAATCCCTCAGCCTAGCGTTGGGGGTGACCGCCACCATTTTCTTTGTGGAACTTATCGGTGGCGCGCTCGCTGGTTCGCTCGCGCTGATGTCGGATGCTATGCATATGCTCTCGGACTCCACAGGTCTCGTGGTGGCTCTGGTTGCAACACTGATTGCTCGGCGAGCGGCGGATGCCAAATCGACCTACGGTTACAAAAGGCTAGAAGTATTCGCCGCCATGCTGAATGCGGCGACAGTGGTGGGAGTCTCCATTTGGATTGTCCTGGAAGCATTCCACCGACTGGGGGATGGGATCCAAGTAGACGCCGGCACCACCTTGATCATCGGCGTGATCGGATTAGTCGCCAATGTGCTCAGCGCCTCGGTATTGCACCGCGACAAAGACCAAAACTTGAACGTCGAGGGTGCGTACCTCCACGTGCTGGTCGACCTCTTCGGCTCGATTGCGGTGATCGTGTCCTCGGCATTGATGATGCTCGGATGGATGTGGGCAGATACTGTGGCCTCGCTCATGATTGCTGCGCTGATTTTTCCGCGAGCTGTGCAGTTGCTGATGAAGTCCATGAACGTGCTGATGGAGCGGGTGCCTTCTGATGTTGATCTGGCCAGCATCGAGCAGCGTATGCTGGAGATTCGGGGCGTGGAGGCGATCCACGATCTGCATGTATGGAGCCTCGATGGAAATGAGGCGTTGGCAACCTGCCACGTGGTCGTCGAAAAGCATATGGGCGATTGTGGGATATTAGACAGCGTACAAGCGGCGCTGAAAGAGCAGGGTGTGGGGCATTCCACCATACAAATTGAGCTTTCGCAGCATCGCTCGCACGAGGATGTGTGCCAACCCCGCTAA
- the ilvC gene encoding ketol-acid reductoisomerase has product MAIEILYDADADLSLIQGRKVAVVGYGSQGHAHAMCLRDSGVEVVIGLREGSKSADKAREAGFEVKSNADAAAWADVVMILAPDTSIPKIYNEDIAPNLSDGNAILFAHGLNIHFDLIEPANNITVAMVAPKGPGHLVRRQFVDGKGVPCLIAVDQDPKGEGKELALSYAAAIGGARAGVIPTSFREETETDLFGEQAVLCGGLEYLMMAGFEVLTEAGYAPEMAYFEVLHEMKLIVDLVWEGGLSNMNYSISETAELGGYVAGPRIIDEGAKQRMKEVLADIQSGKFVQNMVKDVEDGQPELKRMREEVASHPIEKTGAKLRDLMSWVKNPITETA; this is encoded by the coding sequence GTGGCTATTGAAATCTTGTACGACGCGGACGCTGATCTGTCTTTGATTCAGGGGCGTAAGGTTGCTGTGGTGGGTTACGGTTCCCAGGGGCACGCCCACGCCATGTGCCTGCGCGACTCCGGAGTTGAGGTCGTGATCGGTCTGCGTGAAGGCTCGAAATCTGCGGATAAGGCCCGCGAGGCTGGTTTTGAGGTCAAGTCCAATGCCGATGCCGCTGCTTGGGCAGACGTGGTGATGATCCTGGCGCCCGACACCTCAATTCCAAAGATTTACAACGAAGACATCGCCCCGAACCTGAGCGACGGAAACGCCATTCTCTTTGCGCACGGCTTGAACATTCACTTCGACCTAATCGAACCGGCCAACAACATCACCGTCGCCATGGTCGCTCCGAAGGGGCCCGGCCACTTGGTGCGGCGCCAGTTTGTCGACGGCAAGGGTGTGCCCTGCTTGATTGCGGTTGATCAGGACCCCAAGGGCGAGGGCAAAGAATTGGCACTGTCCTACGCAGCGGCTATCGGCGGTGCGCGTGCTGGCGTGATTCCCACTTCCTTCCGCGAGGAAACTGAGACAGACCTCTTTGGCGAGCAGGCAGTGTTGTGTGGTGGCCTGGAATACCTGATGATGGCCGGGTTCGAGGTCCTTACCGAGGCGGGCTACGCACCGGAGATGGCCTACTTTGAGGTGCTGCATGAGATGAAGCTCATCGTGGACCTGGTGTGGGAAGGTGGATTGTCCAACATGAACTACTCCATCTCTGAGACCGCGGAGCTTGGTGGGTATGTTGCTGGTCCTCGTATCATCGACGAAGGTGCGAAGCAGCGCATGAAGGAAGTGCTGGCCGACATTCAGTCGGGCAAATTCGTGCAGAACATGGTCAAGGATGTTGAGGATGGTCAGCCCGAGCTCAAGCGCATGCGTGAGGAAGTTGCATCGCACCCGATTGAGAAGACCGGCGCGAAATTGCGCGACCTCATGAGCTGGGTGAAGAACCCGATCACGGAGACTGCCTAA
- a CDS encoding GmrSD restriction endonuclease domain-containing protein: MGFSTPSYDLIDIFNRIDRGDLQLPDFQRDYRWDVDRIRSLLVTVLRGYPIGTLMALDTRNAPLRFRPRALQGAPDTGVAPGLLLLDGQQRITSLYQCLRGDGLVHSVDLRNKKAKRRFYVDIHRAVEEEVMPDEAVISVDENGRVRSHFAQGFPEVITPENAIDAGLIPVHALLTDEGSDMLFDLAGRSDEAQRERTKRFHNAVLRPLVRYAVPMTRLDRETAQEGIGSIFAQANAHGLQMDVFELLTAVFAAEDPQFKLQEDWAKTESVLRRYPALDGISKTEFLTAVALYITARKGHSSGQREAILSLTLSEYKDAAEKMRAAFHEAANYMRQRCILTTSQVPYTQQLIPLAAIIAVLAEDVHTMAAQESWDRLNRWFWCGVFGELYGSPAVTIRMGQDVDELAAWIRHEREELPASIRGARFVESRLLSAGPDSGLYKGIYALLEGRGARDWRTGTKIDQHTAPQLGVHFRPIFPLTWCEENGISPVLAHSVLNRTPMGRRTYVMVEESSPARYLYRVQSKSLMDDAEFDEVLASHYLDPHLLFSANAEAFFNDRRRKLLCMIEEAMGTEALHDVNESDLHGGEEGPGAFDA, translated from the coding sequence ATGGGTTTTAGTACGCCAAGTTACGACCTCATCGATATTTTCAACCGAATCGACCGAGGTGATCTGCAACTTCCAGACTTCCAGCGCGACTACCGTTGGGACGTCGACCGCATCAGGTCGCTGCTGGTGACGGTGCTTCGCGGGTATCCAATCGGGACTCTTATGGCTCTCGATACCCGTAACGCGCCGCTGCGATTCCGTCCACGGGCACTTCAGGGGGCGCCGGACACTGGTGTGGCTCCCGGCCTCTTGCTTCTCGACGGCCAACAGCGCATTACTTCGTTGTATCAGTGCCTTCGGGGTGACGGTTTAGTTCACTCGGTGGATCTGCGCAATAAGAAGGCAAAGCGTCGCTTCTACGTGGACATTCACCGGGCGGTGGAAGAAGAAGTCATGCCCGACGAAGCTGTCATTTCCGTCGACGAGAACGGCCGGGTGCGCTCCCACTTTGCGCAAGGTTTCCCCGAGGTGATCACACCCGAAAATGCCATCGATGCAGGATTGATTCCTGTGCACGCACTGCTTACAGACGAAGGCTCCGACATGCTCTTCGATCTTGCAGGGCGATCGGATGAGGCTCAGCGTGAGCGCACGAAGCGCTTCCACAACGCGGTGCTGCGCCCGCTAGTTCGCTACGCGGTGCCGATGACGCGCCTGGATCGTGAGACCGCGCAAGAAGGTATTGGCTCGATCTTCGCCCAGGCCAATGCTCACGGTTTGCAGATGGACGTGTTCGAGTTGCTGACCGCAGTGTTTGCAGCCGAGGATCCTCAGTTCAAATTGCAGGAGGATTGGGCAAAAACCGAATCAGTGCTGCGCCGCTATCCCGCTCTCGACGGTATATCAAAGACCGAGTTCCTGACCGCCGTGGCCCTCTACATCACCGCGCGCAAGGGACACTCCAGTGGGCAGCGCGAGGCCATCCTCTCGCTGACACTTTCCGAATACAAAGACGCGGCGGAAAAGATGCGCGCCGCGTTCCACGAAGCAGCCAATTACATGCGCCAGCGCTGTATTCTGACGACTTCGCAGGTGCCTTACACCCAGCAGCTCATTCCGTTGGCCGCCATCATCGCGGTGCTCGCGGAAGACGTGCACACGATGGCGGCGCAAGAGTCCTGGGACCGCCTCAATCGGTGGTTCTGGTGTGGGGTGTTCGGCGAGCTTTACGGATCTCCTGCTGTGACCATCCGCATGGGGCAAGACGTAGACGAATTGGCAGCGTGGATCCGCCACGAACGTGAAGAACTTCCCGCCTCCATCCGAGGCGCGCGCTTCGTGGAATCGCGATTGCTTTCTGCTGGGCCTGATTCAGGCCTTTATAAGGGTATCTATGCCCTGCTCGAGGGCAGGGGAGCGCGCGATTGGCGTACGGGCACCAAAATTGACCAACATACCGCTCCACAGTTGGGTGTCCATTTCCGGCCCATCTTCCCCCTGACGTGGTGTGAAGAAAATGGCATATCTCCGGTGCTTGCGCATTCGGTGCTGAACCGAACCCCGATGGGGCGCAGGACGTATGTGATGGTGGAAGAGAGCTCTCCGGCTCGCTACCTCTATCGTGTGCAGTCCAAATCCTTGATGGATGACGCCGAATTCGACGAAGTGCTGGCGAGCCACTACCTGGATCCACACCTACTCTTCAGTGCTAACGCTGAGGCATTCTTCAATGATCGCCGTCGCAAGCTATTGTGCATGATCGAAGAAGCCATGGGCACCGAGGCGCTGCACGACGTCAATGAGTCGGATCTGCACGGCGGAGAGGAAGGCCCTGGCGCGTTTGACGCCTAG
- a CDS encoding PH domain-containing protein, which yields MSEQAQPATQEFKPDRTHLLAAGIMICILLIGISAKPLLLGWVMIFPVLFIIWVFKAKTVVSERGITAHYLFKGKQSATWEEIQGIGFQGSKTVLQRNEGDPFVLPAVSFTSLPKLEAASRGRISDVLSAGRKAADEKVTVVHKDGRQVLMTKEEYAHYEATKQGAAGQRREAKDEA from the coding sequence ATGAGCGAGCAAGCACAGCCAGCAACTCAAGAATTTAAACCGGATCGCACACACCTGCTCGCAGCGGGCATCATGATCTGCATCCTGCTCATCGGCATTAGCGCCAAACCGCTCCTTTTGGGCTGGGTGATGATCTTTCCCGTGTTGTTCATCATCTGGGTGTTCAAGGCAAAAACTGTGGTGTCGGAACGAGGCATCACCGCCCATTACCTCTTCAAAGGCAAGCAGTCTGCCACCTGGGAGGAAATTCAAGGTATCGGTTTCCAGGGATCCAAGACGGTACTCCAGCGCAATGAAGGAGATCCGTTTGTTTTGCCAGCGGTTTCCTTCACCTCCCTTCCTAAGCTCGAAGCGGCGTCACGTGGACGCATCAGCGACGTGCTGAGCGCCGGGCGAAAGGCAGCCGACGAGAAGGTCACGGTGGTCCATAAGGACGGCCGCCAGGTACTCATGACCAAGGAAGAATACGCACACTACGAGGCCACGAAGCAAGGGGCCGCAGGGCAACGTCGAGAAGCAAAGGACGAAGCATGA
- the ilvD gene encoding dihydroxy-acid dehydratase, producing MIPLRSKVTTVGRNASGARALWRATGTQEHEFGKPIVAIVNSYTQFVPGHVHLKNVGDIVANAVRAAGGVPKEFNTIAVDDGIAMGHGGMLYSLPSREIIADSVEYMVNAHTADAMVCISNCDKITPGMLNAAMRLNIPSIFVSGGPMEAGKAVVVDGVASTPTDLITAITASANDAISDADLQSIEASACPTCGSCSGMFTANSMNCLTEALGLSLPGNGTTLATHTARKALFEQAGSMIVKLCERYYGEEDASVLPRSVATKESFLNAMALDMAMGGSTNTVLHTLAAAQEGEVDFDLSDIDELSYRIPCISKVAPNGSYHIEDVHRAGGIPAILGELHRKGLLETNVHTISHSNVDEWLGEWDIRGGKASDEALELFHAAPGGVRTTEAFSQSNRWESLDTDQEHGCIHSVDHAFSADGGLVILRGNLAPDGAVVKSAGVEEELWKFTGPALVCESQEEAVSKILNKEVSPGDVVVIRYEGPAGGPGMQEMLHPTSFLKGAGLGKACALITDGRFSGGTSGLSVGHMSPEAAHGGLIGLVQDGDPITIDIHNRVLSLDLEDSVIAARRDAMNNSDKPWTPNRERQVSKALRAYAKMATSADKGAVRQVD from the coding sequence ATGATTCCTCTCCGATCAAAAGTCACCACCGTAGGCCGGAATGCATCCGGCGCGCGAGCGCTCTGGCGGGCAACAGGCACGCAGGAACACGAATTTGGCAAGCCCATCGTGGCAATCGTTAATTCTTATACCCAGTTTGTCCCCGGCCACGTACATTTGAAAAATGTGGGCGACATCGTGGCAAACGCCGTGCGTGCAGCCGGCGGTGTGCCAAAAGAGTTCAACACCATCGCTGTCGATGACGGCATTGCCATGGGGCACGGTGGCATGCTCTACTCGCTTCCTTCGCGCGAGATCATTGCGGACTCAGTCGAGTACATGGTGAACGCGCATACCGCCGACGCGATGGTGTGCATCTCGAACTGCGACAAGATTACACCCGGCATGCTCAACGCCGCCATGCGGTTGAACATCCCCTCAATTTTCGTTTCCGGTGGCCCAATGGAGGCGGGCAAGGCGGTCGTGGTTGACGGCGTTGCGTCCACCCCCACCGATCTCATCACTGCAATTACCGCCTCCGCGAATGACGCGATCAGCGACGCGGATCTCCAAAGCATTGAGGCATCCGCATGCCCCACCTGCGGATCGTGCTCGGGCATGTTCACGGCCAACTCCATGAACTGCCTGACTGAAGCCCTGGGTCTTTCATTGCCGGGAAACGGCACGACTCTTGCAACGCATACCGCACGCAAGGCGTTGTTTGAACAAGCGGGCAGCATGATCGTGAAGTTGTGTGAACGCTACTACGGTGAAGAGGACGCATCGGTCCTGCCCCGAAGCGTCGCCACGAAGGAGTCATTCCTCAATGCCATGGCTTTGGACATGGCAATGGGTGGCTCAACCAATACGGTGCTGCACACGCTCGCCGCGGCGCAAGAAGGCGAAGTAGATTTCGATCTCAGCGATATCGACGAATTGTCCTATCGCATTCCTTGCATCTCGAAAGTCGCGCCGAACGGAAGCTATCACATCGAAGATGTGCACCGCGCCGGGGGCATCCCCGCCATCTTGGGCGAATTGCACCGTAAAGGCCTATTGGAGACCAACGTCCACACCATCTCCCACTCTAATGTGGATGAATGGCTCGGTGAATGGGACATCCGCGGCGGAAAGGCGAGCGATGAAGCGCTCGAGCTCTTCCACGCAGCTCCTGGGGGCGTGCGCACCACCGAGGCTTTCTCGCAATCGAATCGATGGGAGTCTCTGGATACTGACCAAGAACATGGATGCATCCACTCTGTCGATCACGCTTTTTCTGCAGACGGCGGCCTGGTGATCCTGCGCGGCAACCTTGCCCCCGACGGCGCTGTGGTCAAGTCCGCCGGCGTGGAAGAAGAGCTTTGGAAATTCACGGGCCCCGCCTTGGTGTGTGAAAGCCAAGAAGAAGCGGTATCGAAGATCCTGAACAAGGAAGTGTCGCCGGGTGATGTAGTGGTCATTCGCTACGAAGGCCCTGCGGGTGGCCCCGGCATGCAGGAGATGCTCCACCCCACCTCGTTCTTGAAAGGCGCTGGGCTTGGTAAAGCGTGTGCCCTCATCACCGATGGGCGTTTCTCGGGCGGCACCTCGGGACTTTCCGTGGGCCATATGTCGCCGGAAGCGGCTCATGGCGGCCTGATTGGACTTGTGCAGGATGGCGACCCAATCACCATCGACATCCACAACCGTGTGCTATCGCTTGATCTCGAAGATTCAGTCATTGCAGCGCGCCGCGACGCCATGAACAACAGCGATAAGCCGTGGACCCCGAACCGTGAGCGACAGGTGAGCAAGGCGCTTCGCGCCTACGCGAAGATGGCAACGTCTGCCGATAAAGGTGCTGTGCGCCAGGTGGATTAA